The following are from one region of the Lytechinus pictus isolate F3 Inbred chromosome 4, Lp3.0, whole genome shotgun sequence genome:
- the LOC129259657 gene encoding chromatin assembly factor 1 subunit B-like — MKVETPEISWHGRDPVYSADFQPGKRSLRRIATASTDTNILVWYVNVDNDGKAQPTFAASLSRHTKAVNVVRFSPDGDILASGADDGLVILWKLQEVGNVAPVFGKEDEDCKETWATTKTLRGHLEDVYDISWSSNGSRMISGSVDNSAIIWDIQKGEKLFLLKDHRSFVQGVAWDPKDRFCATISCDRSMRVYNLLNNRCIHHVNKLTMAAAGNNGEGMTKQYRMFHDDTMKSFFRRLSFSPDGELLIAPAGILELGDSVLNTTYVFSSASFSKPVLHLPCPTKATIAVRCCPVLFELRQESSEADSTTATLEKKAEQKDEPMETDANTSQESNGDGQEKSDPSKDVQDKSSTKPSEPETKDQSSQLFDLPYRMVFAVATEDSLLLYDTQQSIPFGLISNIHYHQLSDVTWSSDGRILAVSSTDGYCSFVTFEPDELGVPYVSQPVPTPSPAASVTTKVSPSPTPAPAAAVSQVQSNQNAGISKSPNQNAGISKSPSQNAGISKLPNQNAGISKSPNQNTGISKSPNVVTEISKSPNQTAGISKSPNQAAGISKPANQQPVSNGTLPNHPASTSVKPVGMNGAKEPKRITPVMISGPPGSKPPPRRIQLTTLSSPPSNQTANSSSSSSSSTNQPSKEDHPSSSPSSSSVKTTPTPSNQQNDVPSVSGINTVPDEDSEADEDIIIPDDDEDDEDDYDDDEDNEDVVDLTAESDSDEAEEMEVKEDIPVKQVQMPPKPIVMPPKPVAPAPRRINTIKLV; from the exons ATGAAGGTAGAAACTCCAGAGATTTCTTGGCATGGACGTGATCCTGTCTACAGTGCTGACTTTCAACCTGGGAAAAGGTCGTTACGCAGGATAGCGACGGCTAGCACAGACACAAATATTCTG GTATGGTACGtcaatgttgataatgatggcaAGGCTCAACCCACATTCGCTGCTAGTCTCTCTCGTCATACCAAAGCTGTTAATGTGGTCAGGTTCTCACCTGATGGAGACATCTTAGCCTCAGGGGCAGATG ATGGGCTGGTAATCCTGTGGAAGCTTCAGGAGGTTGGTAACGTAGCACCGGTCTTTGGCAAGGAAGATGAAGACTGCAAGGAAACATGGGCTACAACCAAGACACTCAG GGGTCATCTTGAGGATGTTTATGATATCTCCTGGTCATCCAATGGATCAAGAATGATCTCAGGGTCTGTGGATAACAGTGCTATCATCTGGGATATACAGAAAG GTGAGAAGTTGTTTCTTCTAAAGGATCATAGAAGTTTTGTTCAAGGAGTAGCCTGGGATCCTAAGGATAGATTCTGTGCTACAATCAGCTGTGATAG ATCAATGAGAGTGTACAATCTACTCAACAATAGATGCATTCATCATGTCAACAAACTCACCATGGCTGCAGCGGGTAATAATGGAGAG GGTATGACGAAGCAGTACCGTATGTTCCACGATGACACCATGAAATCATTCTTCAGACGGTTAAGCTTTAGTCCTGATGGTGAGCTTCTTATTGCTCCTGCTGGTATCCTGGAACTAGGGGACAGTGTCCTCAATACAACCTATGTATTCTCATCAGCATCCTTCTCAAA acctgttCTACACTTGCCATGCCCTACCAAGGCCACCATCGCTGTACGATGTTGCCCAGTATTGTTTGAACTCAGACAGGAATCAAGCGAGGCTGATTCTACCACAGCAACACTGGAAAAGAAAGCAGAGCAAAAAGATG AACCAATGGAGACCGATGCTAACACTTCTCAGGAATCAAATGGAGACGGTCAAGAGAAATCGGATCCTAGTAAAGATGTTCAAGATAAATCATCTACCAAACCATCAGAGCCTGAGACAAAGGATCAATCTTCACAGTTATTTGA CTTGCCTTATCGGATGGTGTTTGCCGTAGCAACGGAGGACTCTCTGCTCCTATATGATACCCAGCAAAGcattccatttggtctcatctcaaacaTCCACTATCATCAGCTCAGTGATGTCACATG GTCATCCGATGGCAGGATATTAGCTGTCTCATCAACAGACGGCTACTGCTCCTTTGTGACCTTTGAACCTGATGAACTTGGTGTTCCATACGTCTCTCAACCGGTCCCTACCCCTTCACCCGCTGCATCTGTTACTACAAAGGTTTCACCTTCACCTACTCCTGCACCTGCTGCTGCAGTATCTCAGGTCCAATCCAATCAGAATGCCGGGATTTCAAAATCACCCAATCAGAATGCAGGGATTTCAAAATCACCCAGCCAGAATGCAGGGATTTCAAAATTACCCAATCAGAATGCAGGGATTTCAAAATCACCCAATCAGAATACAGGGATTTCAAAATCACCCAACGTGGTCACAGAGATTTCAAAGTCACCAAACCAGACTGCAGGGATTTCAAAATCACCCAATCAGGCTGCAGGGATTTCTAAACCAGCAAATCAGCAACCGGTTTCTAATGGCACGTTGCCTAATCACCCAGCCTCTACGAGTGTCAAACCTGTAGGAATGAATGGAGCAAAGGAACCCAAGAGGATCACACCAGTAATGATATCAGGACCACCTGG gtcAAAGCCACCACCAAGGAGAATCCAGTTGACTACATTGTCCTCCCCACCTTCCAACCAAACTGCAAATTCttcatcctcatcctcctcctctacAAATCAACCCTCAAAAGAagatcatccatcatcatcaccgtcgtcATCCAGCGTCAAGACAACACCCACACCTAGCAACCAGCAGAATGATGTTCCTTCTGTATCTGGTATAAACACTGTACCCGATGAAGACAGTGAAGCAGATGAAGACATCATTATACCCGACGACGATGAAGATGACGAagatgattacgatgatgatgaggacaATGAAGACGTGGTTGATTTGACTGCAGAGAGTGATAGCGATGAAGCAGAAGAGATGGAAGTCAAGGAAGACATTCCTGTGAAGCAGGTCCAGATGCCTCCGAAGCCGATCGTCATGCCTCCAAAACCTGTGGCTCCTGCTCCAAGGAGGATAAACACCATCAAGCTCGTCTGA
- the LOC129259129 gene encoding cysteine and histidine-rich domain-containing protein 1-like — protein sequence MNERPVATRSFQTKLSFYFDFVNIFSNISRESNRKQITIMSAVNTQKLQCYNKGCGRVYLLEEDGEGCCIHHPGAPVFHDALKGWSCCKKRTTDFTEFLNIPGCAKSKHNPMKPVEEPKPESTNDDDVVPEVAVEPPPRRPIQNADPEERPSIDEPMIKLPLSVDPSLKAALERMSLNSQTQQDTTQDDGEIKKGTVCKNKGCQMPYEGEISLSDRCRYHPGAAIFHEGMKYWSCCNRKTSDFNNFLNQEGCTIGCHVFKSSESEEKKLVACRHDWHQTGKMAVLSVYSKKSDPSATVVQANQVSLDIHISFDQGKSAFRKTIKLEGVIDPNRSVVNMLGSKVEIKLHKAEAMAWKKFELE from the exons atgaatgaaagaccagTCGCTACCAGAAGTTTCCAAACAAAACTctcgttttattttgattttgtcaatatattttcaaatatttctcGTGAAAGCAATCGCAAACAAATAACCATAATGTCTGCTGTAAATACACAAAAGCTTCAGTGTTACAACAAGGGATGTGGGCGTGTTTATTTGCTGGAGGAAGACGGTGAAG GTTGTTGTATTCACCATCCTGGGGCTCCTGTATTCCATGATGCCTTGAAAGGATGGTCATGCTGTAAGAAGAGAACCACTGATTTCACTGAATTCCTCAACATACCG GGATGTGCAAAGTCAAAACACAATCCAATGAAACCGGTTGAAGAGCCCAAACCAGAATCAAccaacgatgatgatgttgtgcCTGAG GTTGCAGTAGAACCCCCACCACGTCGGCCAATTCAGAATGCTGATCCTGAAGAAAGACCCAG CATAGATGAGCCAATGATTAAACTACCTCTATCAGTTGATCCATCATTAAAAGCAGCTCTTGAAAGAATGTCATTAAATTCCCAAACACAGCAAG ACACCACTCAGGATGATGGAGAAATCAAGAAGGGAACAGTATGCAAGAACAAGGGCTGTCAGATG CCTTATGAAGGTGAGATCAGTCTATCAGATCGATGCAGGTATCACCCTGGAGCAGCTATATTCCATGAAGG AATGAAGTACTGGTCGTGTTGTAATAGGAAGACTTCAGACTTCAACAACTTTTTAAATCAGGAAGGATGTACTATAGGCTGCCATGTTTTTAAGAGTTCAGAGAGTGAGGAGAAGAAGCTGGTTGCATGCAG GCATGACTGGCATCAAACGGGTAAAATGGCTGTCCTATCTGTGTATTCTAAGAAGTCTGATCCAAGTGCTACGGTTGTACAAGCTAACCAAGTCTCCTTAGATATACATATATCATTTGACCAAGGCAAGAGTGCATTTAGGAAAACCATCAAACTAGAAGGG GTGATTGATCCAAACCGTAGCGTTGTTAACATGCTCGGAAGCAAGGTGGAGATTAAACTACACAAAGCAGAGGCAATGGCATGGAAGAAGTTTGAACTGGAATAA